The Daucus carota subsp. sativus chromosome 9, DH1 v3.0, whole genome shotgun sequence genome window below encodes:
- the LOC135149397 gene encoding uncharacterized protein LOC135149397 has protein sequence MRDNMRKILSEEKARVDKKIRKDGGDYLNHRPKYLKPKVWEKFCEYWNSDQFKKRSASAKAARGHVRTPHTSGSYTFDRRRRKRYLEICAKKGIDPKKTQIRSWIDAVGLKKNKILGFPKLRASDIIGYKGRRATRKGEGGSGRSTLTRLRDDLLMRVVDETLAHARSHPQDYQLTADQIQLLAQDFVDGESHLPADHPITQQLQNQIIQVMVDVLNHLYKTQGPGKVKGKAHAEDDGDDHDEGGGDSDDNDNDGDGDVGSCKRSDGAIRITG, from the exons ATGCGTGACAACATGCGAAAGATTCTTAGTGAAGAAAAGGCTCGGGTTGACAAGAAGATTCGAAAAGATGGTGGAGATTATCTTAATCACAGACCTAAATATTTGAAACCTAAAGTTTGGGAAAAATTTTGTGAGTACTGGAACAGTGATCAATTTAAAAAGAGATCTGCCTCTGCTAAAGCCGCCAGAGGACATGTCAGGACCCCTCACACCTCTGGCTCTTATACATTTGACCGTCGTCGTAGG AAGCGCTACTTGGAGATATGCGCAAAGAAGGGCATCGATCCTAAAAAAACTCAGATTCGAAGTTGGATAGATGCTGTTGGTCTAAAGAAGAATAAAATTCTGGGATTTCCTAAGCTTCGAGCTTCTGATATTATCg GCTATAAGGGACGTAGGGCGACCAGAAAAGGTGAGGGAGGGTCGGGAAGATCTACTCTCACTCGCCTACGCGATGATCTGCTTATGCGTGTAGTTGATGAAACCCTTGCCCATGCTCGGTCACATCCTCAAGATTACCAACTAACTGCAGATCAAATTCAGCTTCTTGCACAAGATTTTGTGGATGGAGAGTCTCATCTCCCTGCAGACCATCCTATTACGCAACAACTTCAGAACCAGATCATCCAGGTGATGGTTGACGTACTCAATCATTTGTACAAGACGCAGGGTCCAGGCAAAGTAAAG GGGAAAGCACATGCTGAAGATGATGGTGATGATCATGACGAGGGTGGTGGCGATAGTGATGACAATGACAATGATGGCGATGGCGATGTTGGTTCCTGTAAGAGATCTGATGGTGCAATTAGAATCACAGGGTAG